In one Pseudoclavibacter sp. Marseille-Q3772 genomic region, the following are encoded:
- a CDS encoding tyramine oxidase subunit B, with protein sequence MTSRIEFRYLSEPDMIAAGVMDMAACVDAMEETFELYAIGDYRMAGPNNDSHGARMIFPDDPPFPAMPKNDVDRRFTAMPAYLGGSFGTTGMKWYGSNPSNRDKGLPRSILTFMLNDTDTAAPLALMSANLLSAMRTGAVSGVAARYFARGDARVAGVIGPGVMGRTTLAALAVACPMLDTVKVRGRSQQGIDDFKAWVAEHIPQITTIEVADSIEEAVRGSDVVAYCTTYRAGDLDSYPMCKREWLEPGAFVTMPGAANIDEALEAQDVRKVVDSYGLYEAWGMEYPTPTHQHVGIIGNKFLDLVSEGKIRHWDIEELGPVVERRAEGRRNPEEIVICSIGGLPIEDVAWGTVVYRNAVANNIGTVLPLWDTPALA encoded by the coding sequence GTGACCAGCCGTATTGAGTTCCGCTACCTCTCCGAACCGGACATGATTGCCGCCGGCGTTATGGATATGGCCGCCTGTGTTGATGCGATGGAGGAAACCTTCGAACTGTATGCCATCGGTGATTACCGCATGGCAGGACCGAACAACGATTCGCACGGCGCGCGGATGATCTTCCCCGATGACCCACCGTTCCCGGCAATGCCGAAGAACGATGTCGATCGACGCTTCACCGCCATGCCCGCTTACCTCGGCGGCAGCTTCGGCACCACCGGTATGAAGTGGTACGGATCGAACCCATCCAATCGTGACAAGGGGCTGCCGCGCTCCATCCTTACCTTCATGCTGAACGACACCGACACTGCGGCGCCGCTCGCGCTCATGTCAGCGAACCTGCTCTCGGCAATGCGCACCGGGGCAGTTTCAGGCGTCGCTGCCCGTTACTTTGCTCGCGGCGATGCCCGAGTCGCCGGCGTTATCGGCCCTGGTGTGATGGGCCGCACAACCCTCGCTGCGCTCGCCGTGGCATGCCCCATGCTCGACACCGTCAAGGTGCGCGGACGCAGCCAGCAGGGAATCGATGACTTCAAAGCATGGGTGGCCGAACACATCCCGCAGATCACCACTATCGAAGTCGCGGATTCGATCGAGGAAGCGGTTCGCGGCAGCGACGTCGTCGCATACTGCACCACCTATCGAGCCGGCGATCTCGATAGCTATCCGATGTGTAAACGCGAGTGGCTAGAGCCCGGTGCCTTCGTGACCATGCCGGGCGCTGCCAATATTGACGAAGCACTCGAAGCGCAAGACGTTCGCAAAGTGGTCGACAGCTACGGATTGTACGAAGCATGGGGGATGGAGTACCCGACTCCAACCCACCAGCACGTCGGCATTATCGGCAATAAGTTCCTCGACCTCGTGTCCGAAGGCAAGATTCGTCACTGGGATATCGAGGAACTCGGGCCGGTGGTTGAGCGTCGTGCTGAAGGGCGCCGCAATCCGGAAGAAATCGTCATCTGTTCGATTGGTGGACTGCCGATCGAGGATGTGGCATGGGGCACGGTCGTGTACCGAAACGCGGTGGC
- a CDS encoding chromosome partitioning protein encodes MAKKAAEFEGAIEVLVRADGQGELRDGAELIRARAEHPDELRADLMERAMTLAVTSGEDISVRIIDVDGIYQLVCGADGSLDQVGDVTPLQPGDDSLTEEPACDEVEQAADEDIAQAGDETDEGDDAAETDEDETVEAESEQHLREQPDGGYRDLFADADGDESSQVQAPQEDDHAVRVPREEMLAPSYDELIADDIDDIEDEPIRSAGLFDDALVDEAPDDEDVETVAHDEPGTGHPSLLEEAPLSPAEQGHKAAVEAVQQQRQGEVTDSDHPEDSKAEEQWAPVFLRDRVQNDAPVTSTSKPALPQAQAQPVASGTGPTLDDFFSAPAPQHSLPAEQGWRAGLRRLSGGAIHLAPGKREQAERNELAAIQRVFDGPRTIVVVNPKGGAHKTTATLMIAAMFGMHRGGYTLAWDNNETRGTLGWRSQPGKNHNTAVDLLRELPHFEVSGGATIADVDRYVRNQGDAKFDVLASDDDAASAAIIDNDAFSRLHTVLSRFYRVMVIDTGNNMRASNWEAALEVADQLVIISTAREDTAASAAWLADGLRERGYADKLANAVTILSSPSAKEDAELTRKLHKHFEALTREVVEVPYDHEFVGGGLLNIHRLAPQTLQAWRHAAAVIAKGL; translated from the coding sequence ATGGCGAAGAAGGCCGCAGAGTTCGAGGGCGCGATCGAAGTGCTGGTTCGTGCAGACGGGCAGGGCGAGCTGCGCGACGGTGCCGAACTAATCCGCGCAAGGGCCGAGCACCCAGACGAGCTGCGTGCCGACCTGATGGAGCGCGCGATGACGCTGGCGGTCACCTCCGGTGAAGATATTTCGGTGCGCATCATCGACGTGGATGGGATTTACCAGTTGGTGTGCGGTGCCGATGGTTCGCTCGATCAGGTCGGTGATGTAACCCCGTTGCAGCCGGGCGATGACTCGCTTACCGAGGAGCCTGCATGCGACGAAGTCGAGCAGGCGGCGGATGAGGATATTGCGCAAGCGGGCGACGAAACCGATGAAGGCGACGATGCCGCCGAGACTGACGAGGACGAGACAGTCGAGGCTGAATCGGAACAGCACTTGCGTGAGCAGCCGGACGGCGGTTATCGCGACCTCTTTGCGGATGCCGACGGCGACGAGAGCTCGCAGGTTCAGGCTCCCCAAGAGGATGATCACGCCGTCCGGGTACCGCGGGAAGAAATGCTCGCGCCCAGCTACGACGAGCTGATCGCCGACGATATCGATGATATTGAGGACGAGCCCATCCGCTCCGCAGGCCTCTTTGACGACGCGCTCGTTGACGAAGCGCCGGACGACGAAGACGTCGAGACCGTTGCGCACGATGAGCCGGGCACGGGACATCCATCGCTGCTTGAGGAAGCACCCCTCAGCCCAGCCGAACAGGGTCACAAAGCGGCCGTTGAAGCCGTACAGCAACAGCGACAGGGCGAGGTTACCGACAGTGACCACCCCGAGGACAGCAAAGCGGAAGAACAGTGGGCACCGGTGTTCCTGCGTGACCGGGTGCAGAACGACGCGCCGGTAACATCAACGAGCAAACCCGCACTGCCACAGGCCCAGGCGCAACCGGTCGCATCCGGAACCGGACCGACACTCGATGACTTCTTCTCGGCCCCCGCCCCGCAGCACTCCCTGCCGGCGGAACAGGGCTGGCGAGCAGGCCTGCGTCGCTTGAGTGGCGGCGCAATTCACCTGGCACCGGGTAAGCGCGAACAGGCCGAACGCAATGAGCTCGCCGCTATCCAGCGAGTATTTGACGGTCCGCGCACGATCGTTGTGGTGAACCCGAAGGGCGGTGCGCACAAGACCACCGCGACCCTCATGATCGCCGCAATGTTCGGTATGCACCGCGGCGGCTACACTCTCGCATGGGACAACAACGAGACGCGCGGAACGCTCGGATGGCGCTCGCAGCCCGGAAAAAACCACAACACCGCAGTCGACCTCTTGCGGGAGCTCCCGCACTTTGAAGTCTCCGGTGGTGCCACAATTGCCGATGTCGACCGCTATGTGCGCAACCAGGGCGATGCCAAATTCGATGTGCTCGCCAGCGACGACGACGCGGCCAGCGCGGCGATCATCGATAATGACGCGTTTAGTCGCCTGCATACTGTGCTCTCGCGCTTCTACCGTGTGATGGTGATCGACACCGGTAACAATATGCGCGCCTCCAACTGGGAAGCCGCGCTCGAAGTCGCCGACCAGCTCGTCATCATCTCCACCGCTCGCGAAGACACCGCAGCGTCCGCGGCCTGGCTCGCTGACGGCCTGCGCGAACGCGGCTACGCCGACAAGCTCGCGAACGCCGTCACCATCCTCTCCTCGCCGTCGGCGAAAGAGGATGCGGAACTCACCCGCAAGCTGCACAAGCACTTTGAGGCACTCACCCGTGAGGTGGTCGAGGTGCCCTATGACCACGAGTTCGTTGGTGGAGGCCTGCTGAACATCCACCGCCTGGCGCCGCAGACCCTGCAGGCATGGCGGCATGCTGCCGCGGTGATCGCCAAGGGCCTGTAG
- a CDS encoding GNAT family N-acetyltransferase — translation MALKLVPLTADNVVAANALSLKPGQEAYVAPVSHSIAEAYVNQDTMWPRVVEDDGEVVAFIMATFNPDIDDELYHATILRMNVDAEHQRQGIGRFAVNAVFEEARTRGFQRVFAVWEDGEEGPGAFFHALEFDEVGTTPYGEIIGAHTIS, via the coding sequence ATGGCACTCAAACTTGTTCCACTGACCGCCGACAACGTTGTCGCGGCAAACGCGCTTTCGCTGAAGCCGGGGCAGGAAGCGTATGTGGCGCCAGTTTCGCACTCCATTGCCGAGGCGTACGTCAACCAGGACACCATGTGGCCGCGTGTGGTTGAGGACGACGGTGAGGTCGTCGCGTTCATCATGGCCACGTTCAACCCCGATATCGATGATGAGCTGTATCACGCCACCATCCTGCGCATGAATGTGGATGCGGAACATCAGCGGCAGGGTATCGGCCGGTTCGCGGTCAACGCCGTGTTTGAAGAGGCACGCACGCGCGGTTTCCAGCGCGTGTTTGCGGTGTGGGAAGACGGCGAAGAAGGGCCGGGCGCGTTCTTCCACGCCCTCGAGTTCGATGAGGTGGGCACCACGCCCTATGGCGAGATCATCGGCGCCCACACCATCAGCTAG